tatgtgtgttgtgacGTGAGCTCCTAcggaagctgtgtgtgtatgtgtgtatgtgtgtgtatgtgtgtatgtatatgtgtgttgtgaCGTGAGCTCCTATGGaagctgtatgtgtatgtgtgtgtatgtgtgtgtaagtgtgtatgtgtgtacgtgtgtgtgtatgtgtgtgtatgtgtgttgtgacGTGAGCTCCTAcggaagctgtgtgtgtatgtgtgtaagtgtgtgtgtgtgtgtgtgtgtgtaagtgtgtgtgtgtgtgtgtgtgtgtatgtgtgtgttgtgacgTGAGCTCCTATGGaagctgtatgtgtatgtgtgtgtatgtgtgtgtaagtgtgtatgtgtgtacgtgtgtgtgtatgtgtgtgtatgtgtgttgtgacGTGAGCTCCTAcggaagctgtgtgtgtatgtgtgtaagtgtgtgtgtgtgtgtgtgtgtgtgtgtgtaagtgtgtgtgtgtgtgtgtgtgtgtgtgtgtgtgtgtgtctgtatgtgtgtaagtgtatgtgtgttgtgatgtgaGCTCCTAcggaagctgtgtgtgtatgtgtgtaagtgtgtgtgtgtgtgtgtgtgtgtgtatgtgtgtaagtgtgtgtgtgtgtgtgtgtaagtgtgtgtgtgtgtgtgtgtgtgtgtgtaagtgtgtgtgtgtgtaagtgtgtgtgtgtgtgtgtatgtgtgtaagtgtgtgtgtgtatgtgtgtgtgtgtgtgtgtgtgtgtgtatgtgtgtaagtgtgtgtgtgtgtgtgtgtgtgtgtgtgtaagtgtgtgtgtgtgtgtgtgtgtgtgtgtgtgtatgtgtgtaagtgtgtgtgtgtaagtgtgtgtgtgtgtgtgtgtgtgtgtaagtgtgtgtgtgtgtgtgtgtgtgtgtgtgtaagtgtgtgtgtgtaagtgtgtgtgtgtgtaagtgtgtgtgtgtgtgtgtgtatgtgtgtgtatgtgtgtgtaagtgtgtgtgtgtaagtgtgtgtgtgtgtaagtgtgtgtgtgtgtgtgtgtaagtgtgtgtgtgtgtgtgtgtgtgtgtgtaagtgtgtgtgtgtgtaagtgtgtgtgtgtgtgtgtatgtgtgtgtgtgtgtgtgtgtgtgtgtatgtgtgtaagtgtgtgtgtgtgtgtgtgtgtgtaagtgtgtgtgtgtgtgtgtgtgtgtgtgtgtatgtgtgtaagtgtgtgtgtgtaagtgtgtgtgtgtgtgtgtgtgtgtgtaagtgtgtgtgtgtgtgtgtgtgtgtgtgtgtaagtgtgtgtgtgtgtgtgtgtgtgtaagtgtgtgtgtgtgtgtgtgtgtgtatgtgtgtaagtgtgtgtgtgtgtgtgtgtgtgtgtgtgtgtgtaagtgtgtgtgtgtgtgtgtgtgtgtgtgtgtaagtgtgtgtgtgtgtgtgtgtgtgtgtgtatgtgtgtgtaagtgtgtgtgtgtgtgtgtatgtgtgtgtaagtgtgttgtgACGTGAGCTCCTACGGAAGCTGGTATTCACAGCTGAACTCTGAGCCGTTGTCTCGGTCTGAAGCCCAGTGTGCGAGTAAGTCACTGAAGTCCGGAGTGCTGGAGCTGCTCATGCTAATAGCCGGGATGTTGGTGTTAGTGCTCGTGGTTTCTGTGGAGCAGGTCACCATGTCCGGAGTATCAGCACTGACACAGAGGTGGTCAGGACGAGGCTCGGTCCAGAAGCTGCTGGGCAGACGCCGCTGAATCATGGGTAATCCCTGCTTCTTCACCTGAGTGTTCTGGAAGAGCTCTGCGAGCGGCCCGAGGTTTTCCGGCTCGTCCCCCTGCTCCGACGATGCCGCTCGAATGATGTCGGAATAGTACCGCTGCCGGCCAGTGACCTCGGGACGTGACCTTCCTGCGTACGTGTCGCACGTGTCCGAGTCCTGGCTCCGTCCGAAATACCGCTGCACGTCGCTGCTGATGAGCTCGGCGAAGCGGAGCAGGCGATCCGTCATCTCCGTGTACAGATCAGAAGCTAATGGATCTGTGACTCGAGACTCGACGCCTGTGGAatcgtcctcttcctcctcgAAGCTGTCCTCCACCTCGTCCCTGAGCTCCTCTTCATATTCGTCTTCAAGCTCGTCTTCATCAGCGGGAATGAAGCAGGTCTGAGCTGCACGGCTCGGTCCGAAACCACTCAGGGTTCTGATTACGCTTGCTGCCATCCTACCAATAACAGATTCCAACAGGGTAAGATACTAGGatcactctcagaaataaagctacCAACTGTACATTTCCTTGTTGTTGGACCAGAAGAGTACATCTTATGttcctgtagtgtgtgtgtgtgtgtgttgtacctgGGAAGGTGTGTGTAGAATGTTTATAAAGGTACATGAGTGGTTATTAAATTCCAggtatatacagttctgtgcagaagtctgagtcacatgtaaagaaatgctgtagagtaaagacgccttcaaaaataataaattaaacgttcctacattaataaaatcctataaagagcagtaaacagtaataaatgaaacaaagtcagtatttaatgtgacgatccttcactttaaataaataaagcagtatctgaggtgcagtgtgtgcagttttataaggaaatgagctggaagtgttactgagcatcttgcagaagcagccacagttcttctggagactttgactgtcgactcgcttcttatttctgcagcgaaacccagcagccttcattatgtttttatctgaaaagtgtctcttatggaatctgctgctttctttactgacatacaaacatttttctgtaacatttcattttatgctggaaaactaatgtttggaatctaaaatgtttttgtactgaatcaataatgtagaagtcagaaaataaacatctataacaaagtttgtactaaaaaaaattagggtgccaagacttttgcacagtgctgtatctTAAATCATCTTTAAAGGGACACGTTCacatttccaggtaaaagacacattaaaggtataaaagatGTGCTCTGGAGGAAACCACCCCAGCAATGAGACAGTTCAGTGCAGTAGAGTTTAGTACTTTTTTTCGGAGACAGTGTAATGACGTTTCTTCAGTACTGCACTTTaactcagaaataaaaagacgGTTGCTGGAATAAACTGAAGCTCCGTTAATAAAGTTCAGATGTTCAGAAGAGCAACATCAATTCtacattctcagaaataaagttcGCAAAAACAAAGGTATTTGCACAAAACACACGTTTTGTCCCTTTCACACAGATCTgatactggtgtgtgtgtgtgtgtgtgtgtgtgtgtgtgtgtgtagtgatgagaGTGACCAGCTCTCAGGACACTGAGGTCCGGTTATCAGTAGCTTCAGAATGCTTTGGGTTTAATTCAAAatcctttaatattttatgatctAGTAATTATcattgctgtgttttttatACAACATGCATTCAGGAAATATTAGTATAATTTTTATGGCTTCCTTTGTCTTGTTTGCCTTATATACCATGGAGCACGTGAGATTCGCGtataaatattactattattattattattattattattattatgatgatgatgatgatgatgatgcagggTTTTATGGTAACCACTAGACACTTTGGAAAAGAAAAGCGACGCCGCTCGTCTCTTGTAGTTCAGATGTagagtttacattttacacactttcttattaatttacTGCAACATCTTTTTCCAGAATGTTCATGTTtaagaaatgtgtgtaaaactgctgtaatgtataaaataatgaagGTCTGTGTTCTATaatctgatgatgttttaaTGATAAAATCTCTGCTCTGttgttctttaaaatgaaatcagcTCATTTTGaaggagaaataaagaaaaacactctGTAAGATTCAGCAGCTGATAAAAACTCAGCTTTCTGTGCTCAAAAACAAAGTTCAGGAAAAGCTCCGAGATATTTTCCGGTTTATGGAGTGTCCTGAATCTGGAGTCTGAAATGAACGAGTATCATCCTGAGCTGAGGAACATGACCTGGACTCCGAGCAGTTTATAGAAGAGTGAAATAAAACCgtaacagaattaaaatgagGAATTAATGTAGTGCGCATTCAGCATGCAGAACTGTGATGTCTTAAACATGACACGTTTCCATCAGGACAATCCTCTCAGAATAATGGGTACTAAAGAGTACGGTTCCTCATCCTTGTGGTGGTACCTTCTTATCTTCTCCACCTTTAACATGGAAATGGTGCTGGAACAATGAGGTACATAACTGGActataaagctttaaaggtaaaCTACACgcacctttctgtgtaaacgatacacactaaaggtactaaAGCTACTGAAGGTACTAAAGGTACTAAAGCTACTGAAGGTACTAAAGCTACTGAAGGTACTGAAGCCAGAGGCGAGGGCAGGTGCAGTAGTTCTCCGTGTACCTGTAATGAGACTGTAGATCAGTGGTCTGTAAGGTGTGTTAAATAAAGCTCCAGCCTGCAGCGTCAGGAGCACGTTCACCGGCACCTTCACTTCTGAGAGGTTCTGGATTTCTATATTCGGTTCTCAGCGCGTGTCAGTGAGCGAGTcagtggtttgtttgtttgtttgttgttgttgttgttgttgttttggttcCTTACCGTGCTCCGGTGCAGGTCCGCGCGCTGTTCGGTCTCGCCGCTGTACGCGGCTATCTGCGCGAGCGTTTTATACCCACCGGCAGTGCGGAGCGCGCGCGCGCCCCCGTGCTTCTGTGTTTTCTCAGCAAATATTTGCGCGCGCGAGGCTGTAATTGTGCCTGTGCGCAAACAGAGCGCGAGGCGAACCGCGGCGCCCGGCAACCGGAGGAGAGAGCGGAAACGGGCGCCGAGGTCGCGAGCCGCCGTGATGGTGCGCGCCTGCCGGGGGACGCTCGAGTGTCTCTGCgccacgcaaacacacacacacacacacacacgcacacacacacacacacacacacacacacgcacacacacacgcacgcagagCGCAAACACGGCCTTGCGCAAACAGCCCCGGAGCGCAGCCGTTATCGCTCACTTAAGGCGGACCTAAAAAGGCGTGAAATCGGATCTCACGCCATTTTGAGTTCTGAATGAGCTCCTTTATAAAATCCCATTAAAGAGATAAGGAGAGTCAATTCCGCGTGCGCTCTGTGTACTGTTcattttacaccaaaaaaaccaaaccaaacacaaatgcacaaagaTTTAACCAGTCTGATCATGTGTCCAATCtaaactcagagagagagagagagagagagagagaaagaaccaaAGAGCTGAAAACTGAACATCTGCTCCAACATCTGCCATCAGGAGAATAAtgcctttaataaaaaatactttcatcactttcattacaacaataaagaaaagccacagaaaaataacaatcttcagtaccagtaccagtatcagtaacagtaccagtatcagtaccagtaccagtaccagtaccagtaacagtaccagtaccagtaccagtaacagtaccagtatcagtatcagtaccagtatcagtaacagtatcagtatcagtatcagtacagtatcagtaccagtaacagtatcagtaccagtaccaggaCCAGTAccagtacagtatcagtaccagtaccagtataagtatcagtacagtatcagtatcagtaacagtatcagtaacagtaacagtatcagtaccagtacagtatcagtaccagtaccagtacagtatcagtaacagtaacagtaacagtatcagtaccagtaccagtaccagtacagtatcagtaccagtaccagtatcagtatcagtacagtaacagtaacagtaacagtaacagtaacagtatcagtaccagtaccagtacagtatcagtatcagtatcagtacagtatcagtatcagtaccagtaacagtaacagtaacagtatcagtatcagtacagtatcagtaacagtaacagtaacagtatcagtaccagtaccagtatcagtacagtatcagtaacagtaacagtaacagtatcagtaccagtaccagtaccagtatcagtatcagtacagtatcagtaacagtatcagtaacagtaacagtaacagtatcagtaccagtaccagtaccagtacagtatcagtaacagtaacagtaacagtatcagtaccagtaccagtaccagtacagtatcagtaccagtaccagtatcagtatcagtatcagtatcagtacagtaccagtaacagtaacagtatcagtatcagtatcagtacagtatca
This Pangasianodon hypophthalmus isolate fPanHyp1 chromosome 26, fPanHyp1.pri, whole genome shotgun sequence DNA region includes the following protein-coding sequences:
- the percc1 gene encoding protein PERCC1, with translation MAASVIRTLSGFGPSRAAQTCFIPADEDELEDEYEEELRDEVEDSFEEEEDDSTGVESRVTDPLASDLYTEMTDRLLRFAELISSDVQRYFGRSQDSDTCDTYAGRSRPEVTGRQRYYSDIIRAASSEQGDEPENLGPLAELFQNTQVKKQGLPMIQRRLPSSFWTEPRPDHLCVSADTPDMVTCSTETTSTNTNIPAISMSSSSTPDFSDLLAHWASDRDNGSEFSCEYQLP